One Bremerella cremea genomic window carries:
- a CDS encoding ABC transporter ATP-binding protein — protein MIEVINLVKTFGGNTVLKGVSFTVRPGEATGCLGPNGAGKSTIMKTLAGLLRPTSGEVRLCGYSLDSEPLEVKKRLGYIPETAAMYTGLTANEYLSLVAELYHLDRQHAADQIRKLMEAFRLNEAADRQIDSLSKGMRQKVLISSALLHDPDVLIFDEPLNGLDVNAVLTFRRIVEDLIEQGKTVFYCSHILDVVERLCKRVIVLNEGEVVADDETAHLLASTPKGSLEAVFQELTRIGPEIEWGAALAEGRSAVKPQLGSPAQGKRDE, from the coding sequence GTGATAGAAGTCATCAACCTCGTCAAGACTTTCGGCGGAAACACCGTGCTGAAAGGTGTCAGCTTCACCGTTCGTCCGGGCGAAGCGACTGGCTGCCTGGGCCCCAATGGTGCCGGCAAGTCAACCATCATGAAGACGTTGGCCGGCCTGTTGCGTCCTACCTCTGGCGAGGTTCGCCTATGCGGGTATTCTCTTGATTCGGAGCCCTTAGAAGTCAAGAAACGTCTTGGCTACATTCCCGAAACGGCCGCTATGTATACGGGCCTAACCGCCAACGAGTACCTTTCCCTCGTTGCCGAGTTATACCATCTCGATCGACAACACGCTGCCGATCAGATACGCAAATTGATGGAAGCATTCCGCCTTAACGAAGCCGCTGATCGCCAGATCGATTCTCTTTCCAAAGGGATGAGACAAAAGGTTCTGATTAGCAGCGCGTTGCTGCATGACCCAGACGTGTTAATTTTCGACGAACCGCTAAACGGCCTCGACGTGAACGCGGTCCTCACCTTTCGCCGAATTGTGGAAGATTTGATCGAGCAAGGCAAAACGGTTTTCTATTGCTCCCACATTTTGGATGTGGTCGAACGACTCTGTAAACGTGTAATTGTATTGAACGAAGGAGAAGTGGTTGCCGACGATGAAACAGCCCACCTTTTAGCATCCACGCCCAAAGGTTCCCTCGAAGCGGTCTTCCAAGAACTTACGCGTATTGGTCCTGAAATCGAATGGGGAGCGGCTTTGGCGGAAGGACGATCCGCCGTGAAGCCACAACTTGGTTCTCCGGCCCAAGGGAAGCGAGACGAATGA
- the ppc gene encoding phosphoenolpyruvate carboxylase, whose translation MYHEEHVPGLSLLVELLDQVVREQVGDSLAETMGRIRRMALERRAGIPDAEQRLLDEIGRIPKEQLRSVIRWLSLYFDLANLAEDYHRVRILDQRAEEAEAEGLPRQESIADAISQLSADGCSAAEMQEWLDRLAITPVFTAHPSEAKRRTTRELLRRLRDHLPYLEDHPHEEDFESALSDLTLLWQTDSLRPQRPGVMGEVERGLFFAEALWDVAPQIYREMRMALARYYPHHQFELKPFLTFGSWIGGDRDGHPFVTAKVTEVTLTLLRKTALERHLSYCRELKKTLVTSDRQAPVSDEIRNLVNEAAQTWPDLHQRLEELSPNEVYRRFLKMIEFRLEASLGQVFVEGDEHVAYRRPEQLLAEVELLRESMLEHHGRRVVERYLDPWKDRIQTFGFHFFSLDIRQDSDVHRNALREILFPEVAPDAPIAEQDWLAKLADLQQTPHVDESKLSDMTKEVLATFGILADTMVERGSRPFGGYVISMTHQPTDVMAVLWLWNFVWNQRHPGQPRPYLPIAPLFETIDDLERAPVIFEAMLDQPVYRDYLGEQARLEQMIMVGYSDSTKDGGYLTASWNLHSAQERLAEVAEKHHIEMTIFHGRGGSLGRGGGPAARGIQSLPPQAVDGKLRLTEQGEVLAERYDNAVIAHRHIEQLTCATLLVSAAKTSPEMGSWQEMTEAMSQAALTKYRELVSHEDFLRYFDKATPISEIEGLPIGSRPARRRERKSLKDLRAIPWTFAWTQSRQMLPAWYGMGTGIRTLVDSEGGDWESLQEMYQDWPVFQATIDNAELALAKADMDIARDYAELAGTAAESIWHPIDEEYRLTCAAICLIRQQHELLEKIAWLNRSIRSRNPYVDPLNLIQIQLIKQSRETGATADEDDSDGLPQMVRLTIQGIAAGLRSTG comes from the coding sequence ATGTATCACGAAGAGCACGTGCCAGGTTTGAGTCTGCTGGTCGAACTTCTCGATCAAGTCGTCCGCGAACAAGTCGGCGACTCGCTGGCCGAGACGATGGGGCGTATTCGCCGCATGGCGCTCGAACGCCGGGCTGGCATCCCCGATGCCGAACAGCGTTTGCTGGACGAAATTGGTCGCATCCCCAAGGAACAACTCCGTAGCGTGATTCGCTGGCTAAGTCTTTACTTCGACTTGGCCAACCTGGCCGAAGACTACCATCGCGTACGGATTCTCGATCAACGTGCCGAAGAAGCCGAAGCGGAAGGCTTGCCCCGCCAGGAATCGATTGCAGATGCCATTAGCCAGCTTTCCGCCGATGGTTGCTCAGCCGCCGAGATGCAAGAGTGGCTCGACCGCTTGGCGATCACGCCCGTCTTCACCGCGCACCCATCGGAAGCCAAACGCCGTACCACGCGGGAACTACTTCGCCGACTGCGCGACCACTTGCCCTACTTGGAAGATCATCCGCACGAAGAAGACTTCGAGTCGGCCCTGAGCGACTTGACGCTGCTATGGCAAACCGACTCGCTTCGTCCGCAGCGTCCTGGCGTGATGGGGGAAGTCGAGCGGGGCTTGTTCTTCGCCGAAGCGTTGTGGGATGTCGCGCCGCAAATCTATCGCGAGATGCGAATGGCCCTGGCTCGCTATTACCCTCACCATCAATTTGAACTCAAGCCGTTCCTGACCTTTGGCAGTTGGATCGGTGGCGACCGCGATGGGCATCCTTTCGTCACCGCCAAAGTCACGGAAGTGACCTTAACCCTGTTACGAAAAACGGCCCTCGAACGTCATTTAAGTTACTGCCGAGAACTGAAAAAAACCCTGGTCACTTCCGATCGTCAAGCTCCCGTTAGCGACGAAATTCGCAACCTTGTGAACGAAGCCGCCCAGACGTGGCCAGACCTTCACCAACGGTTGGAAGAACTTTCGCCGAATGAAGTTTACCGCCGCTTTCTGAAGATGATCGAGTTCCGCCTGGAAGCATCCCTCGGCCAGGTGTTTGTCGAAGGAGACGAACACGTCGCTTATCGCCGCCCTGAGCAACTGCTGGCAGAGGTCGAACTGCTGCGAGAAAGCATGCTTGAACACCACGGTCGCCGCGTTGTCGAACGTTATCTCGATCCCTGGAAAGATCGAATCCAGACGTTCGGCTTCCACTTCTTCTCACTCGATATTCGCCAAGACTCGGACGTGCATCGCAATGCCCTGCGGGAAATCCTCTTTCCCGAAGTTGCCCCAGACGCTCCGATTGCTGAACAAGATTGGCTCGCCAAATTAGCCGACTTGCAGCAAACGCCCCATGTAGACGAATCGAAGCTGAGCGACATGACCAAGGAAGTGCTGGCCACGTTCGGTATTTTGGCCGACACCATGGTCGAGCGCGGTTCGCGACCGTTCGGCGGTTACGTCATCAGCATGACCCATCAACCGACCGACGTGATGGCGGTGCTTTGGCTGTGGAACTTCGTGTGGAATCAGCGTCATCCTGGCCAACCCCGTCCCTATTTGCCGATCGCTCCACTCTTTGAAACGATCGACGATCTGGAACGAGCCCCGGTGATCTTCGAGGCGATGCTCGACCAACCGGTTTATCGGGACTATCTTGGCGAGCAAGCTCGTCTGGAACAGATGATCATGGTCGGCTATTCCGATAGCACCAAGGACGGCGGTTACCTGACCGCTTCGTGGAACTTGCACTCGGCTCAAGAACGTTTGGCCGAAGTGGCCGAGAAGCATCACATCGAGATGACGATCTTTCACGGGCGAGGTGGCAGCCTCGGTCGTGGCGGCGGACCGGCAGCCCGTGGCATTCAATCCCTTCCCCCGCAAGCGGTCGACGGCAAGCTACGTCTGACCGAACAAGGGGAAGTGTTGGCCGAACGATACGACAACGCGGTAATCGCCCATCGCCATATCGAGCAGTTGACCTGTGCCACGTTGCTGGTCAGCGCGGCGAAAACTTCGCCCGAGATGGGCTCGTGGCAAGAGATGACCGAGGCAATGTCTCAGGCCGCGTTGACCAAGTATCGCGAACTGGTCTCGCACGAAGACTTCCTCCGTTACTTCGATAAAGCCACGCCGATCAGCGAAATCGAAGGCCTGCCAATTGGTTCGCGCCCGGCTCGCCGGCGCGAGCGAAAGTCGCTGAAAGATCTGCGGGCAATCCCTTGGACATTCGCCTGGACCCAATCTCGGCAGATGTTGCCGGCCTGGTACGGTATGGGCACCGGCATCCGCACGCTCGTCGACTCAGAAGGGGGCGACTGGGAATCGCTGCAAGAGATGTATCAAGATTGGCCCGTCTTCCAAGCCACGATCGATAACGCCGAACTTGCCCTAGCCAAAGCCGACATGGACATCGCCCGCGATTATGCCGAGTTGGCTGGCACGGCGGCGGAAAGCATTTGGCACCCGATCGACGAGGAGTATCGCTTGACCTGTGCCGCGATCTGCTTAATCCGCCAACAGCACGAACTGCTTGAAAAAATTGCCTGGCTCAATCGCAGCATCCGCAGCCGCAACCCGTACGTCGACCCGCTCAACCTAATTCAAATTCAATTGATCAAGCAGAGCCGCGAAACTGGGGCCACGGCGGATGAAGACGATTCGGATGGCCTCCCGCAAATGGTTCGCCTAACCATCCAAGGCATTGCCGCCGGCCTACGTTCGACAGGCTAA
- a CDS encoding GxGYxYP domain-containing protein: MQPRRNFLTQLLVTGGLSLIDYSALAAAESNKPSPSSLPCWWPQQKQPTGVIRLSASQGHSPALAMLQQSLSGLAAQGVNEGRSEELVWIDIPHPAYQRWYRETLDQTGITARGELDVWQLLARLRDQGLVHGYVVYRQDTSPRAENTMREGIDLSVNVATTLCGVLGGVLIEESLVEQARELGLTQLADARVMSLDECFTTYQDQLNRQVVLAQNPRKPSMRDLAIAHRAITLYGQDEPVPQILAWLAPLSTVLGWNGGEEWVQVKQFSEYGHVLTVSDWAQNLPLLSTAYQDNKVPQIGGLDPKTIDWAWEGACTTLVMSDGDNVQWALGDFVANHRHEYWDNPRRGEFPFSWTAPVVPLAQTAPLATDYLAATCSPNNSLVEFGGGYIFPDFFGTKRTEKDLLDKYAARLGTWMKATDTQVLCLLLLDIDSPAARHAYETFARHIPGLVGIIAMQYAPYEGGRGKVFWANDGRGGEVPVMTCRYAIWEHANRPNAGTPSQVATQINQELPIASAEDRLAWTVVHAWSWFRDSDHPAREEVSQQEAPRLDAQRGLAIADWCQQKLSDQVRAVTIEELLWRLRMAHDPVATKQRIS; this comes from the coding sequence ATGCAACCACGACGAAACTTCCTGACGCAACTTCTTGTCACCGGCGGACTATCGCTGATAGATTACTCGGCCCTCGCAGCCGCCGAATCGAACAAGCCATCTCCTTCCTCGCTGCCTTGTTGGTGGCCGCAGCAAAAGCAGCCCACAGGGGTCATTCGCCTATCCGCCTCCCAGGGCCACTCCCCTGCCCTGGCGATGCTGCAGCAATCCCTTTCCGGTCTTGCTGCCCAAGGGGTAAACGAAGGTCGGTCGGAGGAACTTGTTTGGATCGACATACCGCACCCAGCCTATCAGCGTTGGTACCGGGAAACACTCGATCAAACCGGCATTACAGCGCGTGGCGAGCTCGATGTGTGGCAACTTTTGGCTCGTCTTCGCGACCAAGGCTTGGTCCACGGGTACGTTGTTTATCGTCAAGACACTTCCCCCAGAGCAGAGAACACGATGCGAGAGGGCATCGATCTCTCGGTGAACGTGGCAACCACCTTGTGTGGCGTGCTAGGAGGTGTCTTGATTGAAGAAAGCCTCGTGGAACAGGCCCGCGAACTCGGGCTGACACAACTCGCCGATGCCCGCGTGATGTCACTAGACGAGTGCTTCACCACTTACCAAGATCAACTCAACCGCCAAGTTGTCTTAGCGCAAAATCCTCGCAAGCCATCGATGCGTGACCTGGCAATCGCCCATCGTGCTATTACTCTGTACGGACAAGATGAGCCGGTTCCCCAGATCCTAGCTTGGCTTGCCCCCCTCAGTACTGTGCTGGGTTGGAACGGAGGCGAGGAATGGGTTCAGGTCAAACAGTTCTCGGAATATGGCCACGTGCTAACCGTCTCGGACTGGGCCCAAAATCTTCCGCTTCTTTCAACGGCTTACCAAGACAACAAAGTTCCTCAGATCGGCGGCCTCGATCCCAAAACTATCGATTGGGCATGGGAAGGGGCCTGCACCACGCTGGTGATGAGTGACGGCGATAACGTGCAATGGGCCTTAGGAGACTTCGTCGCCAACCACCGGCACGAGTATTGGGATAACCCACGTCGCGGTGAGTTCCCGTTCTCTTGGACGGCGCCCGTGGTGCCTCTTGCTCAAACGGCCCCTCTGGCCACCGACTATCTGGCCGCAACTTGCTCGCCCAACAATTCGTTGGTCGAATTCGGCGGAGGTTATATCTTCCCCGATTTCTTTGGCACGAAGCGAACCGAAAAAGATCTGCTGGATAAATACGCCGCCCGCCTAGGCACCTGGATGAAAGCAACCGATACCCAGGTTTTGTGCTTGCTGCTCTTGGATATCGATAGCCCAGCCGCTAGGCACGCTTACGAAACGTTTGCCCGCCACATCCCTGGCCTGGTCGGTATCATCGCCATGCAGTACGCCCCCTACGAAGGAGGCCGGGGAAAAGTGTTTTGGGCCAACGATGGTCGCGGCGGAGAGGTCCCGGTGATGACCTGCCGTTACGCCATCTGGGAACACGCCAACCGCCCCAATGCCGGCACTCCCAGTCAAGTTGCCACCCAAATCAATCAAGAGCTTCCCATTGCGTCGGCTGAAGATCGCCTCGCCTGGACGGTGGTTCATGCCTGGTCTTGGTTCCGTGATTCAGACCACCCGGCACGCGAAGAAGTCTCCCAGCAAGAAGCACCACGCCTCGACGCCCAGCGCGGCCTGGCGATTGCCGATTGGTGCCAACAGAAACTAAGCGACCAAGTCCGAGCTGTTACCATCGAAGAGCTACTATGGCGACTCCGCATGGCCCATGATCCTGTGGCAACCAAGCAGCGGATTTCGTAA
- a CDS encoding ABC-F family ATP-binding cassette domain-containing protein, translated as MPPVISIQNATKRFGTKTLLNSASASITDDHKVGLVGRNGAGKSTLCRAILGDEELEKGEIVLHPKVRLGYLRQHDPFVPGETVVEFLMRDSEQPDWRCGEVAARFEIKGAMLDAPVHNLSGGWQTRVKLTALLLHDPTFLILDEPTNFLDVRTQMLLERFLKSYKGGYLVVSHDRGFLKQTCNQTLELSRGKLTLYPGTVEDYIEYREERKLHDQRVNDATKAKQKQLQRFIDKNRAGANTAAQAKNKQKQLDRLELIEIEEEETTAYIRVPQVDAKKGTAVRCEELSIGYPDRTVADGITLDIEHGARTAVVGDNGQGKTTFLRTLVGSLEPKEGEVKWGHNTEVGIYAQHVYSSLPANDTVEDYLLSVRDPSVNHQQLLNVAGSFLFRGEDVHKKVKVLSGGERARLCLAGLLLGKYNILILDEPGNHLDVETVDSLCEALDSYNGTVIFTSHDRYFVRRIATQIIEVSAGKVTHIPSDYEHYLYRLSQEIDEEDGNQVATETAGDNRDALMAKEERKQRNKEARAARKEVQKLESKIAKLDDERKALNNKLMSITDPVEAQKVHVKYTEVSDEIAELEGKWLEFQEQLEDYDGD; from the coding sequence GTGCCTCCTGTAATCAGCATTCAGAACGCCACTAAGCGATTCGGTACCAAAACGCTCCTCAATTCGGCTAGTGCCTCGATCACCGACGACCACAAGGTGGGCCTAGTCGGTCGCAACGGGGCTGGCAAGTCGACCTTGTGCCGAGCCATTCTTGGTGACGAAGAGCTCGAAAAAGGAGAAATCGTCCTTCATCCGAAGGTGCGGCTAGGCTACCTGCGACAGCACGATCCTTTCGTCCCTGGCGAAACGGTAGTCGAGTTTCTGATGCGCGATAGCGAACAGCCGGATTGGAGATGCGGCGAGGTAGCGGCCCGCTTCGAGATCAAAGGGGCGATGCTCGACGCCCCGGTACACAACCTTTCCGGTGGGTGGCAAACCCGAGTGAAGCTAACCGCGCTGCTTCTGCACGACCCAACCTTTCTCATCCTGGACGAACCGACCAACTTCCTTGACGTCCGTACCCAGATGTTGCTCGAACGGTTCCTCAAAAGCTACAAGGGTGGCTACCTGGTGGTTTCGCACGACCGGGGCTTTCTCAAGCAAACGTGTAACCAAACGCTGGAACTTTCGCGCGGCAAACTGACCTTGTATCCCGGCACCGTCGAAGACTACATCGAGTACCGCGAAGAGCGCAAGCTGCACGACCAGCGTGTGAACGACGCCACCAAAGCGAAGCAGAAGCAGTTACAACGCTTCATCGACAAAAACCGCGCTGGTGCCAACACGGCCGCCCAAGCCAAAAACAAGCAAAAGCAACTCGATCGTCTGGAATTGATCGAGATTGAAGAAGAGGAAACAACCGCTTACATCCGCGTGCCGCAGGTCGATGCCAAAAAGGGAACTGCCGTTCGCTGTGAAGAGCTTTCGATCGGCTACCCAGATCGCACCGTGGCCGACGGGATCACGCTCGATATCGAACACGGCGCCCGCACGGCGGTCGTGGGGGACAACGGCCAGGGTAAAACAACCTTCCTCCGCACGTTGGTCGGTTCGCTGGAACCGAAAGAAGGCGAAGTGAAATGGGGGCACAATACCGAAGTCGGCATCTACGCGCAGCACGTGTACAGTTCTCTCCCGGCAAACGATACCGTCGAAGATTACTTGCTAAGCGTGCGCGATCCGTCGGTCAATCACCAACAACTGCTGAACGTGGCCGGTAGCTTCCTTTTTCGGGGTGAGGACGTCCACAAGAAAGTGAAAGTCCTTAGTGGTGGCGAGCGTGCCCGACTGTGCCTGGCAGGTCTATTGTTAGGTAAATACAACATTCTGATTCTCGACGAACCAGGCAACCACTTGGACGTTGAAACGGTCGACTCCCTGTGCGAGGCGCTCGATAGTTACAACGGCACCGTGATCTTCACCAGCCACGACCGCTACTTCGTTCGCCGGATCGCCACCCAAATCATTGAAGTCAGCGCCGGCAAGGTGACCCACATCCCCAGCGACTACGAACACTACCTCTATCGCCTCAGCCAGGAAATCGACGAAGAAGATGGCAACCAAGTGGCGACGGAAACCGCCGGCGACAACCGCGATGCATTGATGGCTAAAGAGGAACGCAAGCAGCGTAACAAAGAAGCCCGCGCCGCGCGAAAGGAAGTGCAGAAGCTGGAAAGCAAAATTGCCAAGCTCGATGACGAACGCAAGGCCCTGAACAACAAACTGATGAGCATCACCGACCCCGTCGAAGCTCAAAAGGTGCATGTCAAATACACGGAAGTCTCTGACGAAATTGCCGAGTTAGAAGGAAAGTGGCTAGAGTTCCAGGAACAGTTAGAAGATTATGACGGAGATTAG
- a CDS encoding HD-GYP domain-containing protein, producing the protein MTPTSNIAIQCLGYTPIPVALLSCDEVPRVDLYRKDAETGRLRLYRAAEVPMLPEDLTRLEQSKVGWLYTPEADHGEMQVYIRRKLDQLVGDNSISVRERFGRLNEVVSGILESTFEAGETDEVMQSSAYVASQAIKLLCQNEMTAGDLISLLHHDYQTVTHSLNVAYMMVTLAREMRLVSDSELFAVAVAGILHDIGKLSVSERILNKSQRLQRREERVAQKHPAHGFRRLCERTDISFAQLMVVYQHHERMTGKGYPVGAVGEEIHPWARLCSVVNVFESLVSNRPYRRRYPLTEAFQIMDGPLSAGLDREMYECWKQLILKK; encoded by the coding sequence ATGACTCCGACTTCAAACATCGCAATTCAGTGCCTGGGCTACACGCCGATTCCGGTGGCGTTGCTTTCTTGTGACGAGGTACCCAGGGTCGATCTTTACCGCAAAGACGCGGAGACTGGTCGATTGCGTTTGTATCGCGCTGCAGAGGTGCCGATGTTGCCCGAGGACCTTACACGGCTCGAACAATCCAAAGTTGGCTGGCTCTATACGCCAGAAGCTGACCATGGAGAAATGCAAGTCTACATACGCCGTAAGCTCGATCAATTGGTTGGCGATAACTCGATAAGCGTCCGCGAACGATTTGGACGCCTTAATGAAGTTGTCTCTGGGATTTTGGAGTCCACCTTTGAAGCGGGTGAAACAGACGAAGTGATGCAGAGCTCGGCCTATGTAGCGAGTCAAGCGATCAAGTTGTTATGCCAGAACGAAATGACGGCGGGCGACTTGATTTCGCTGCTGCATCACGACTATCAGACGGTCACACATTCGCTGAATGTTGCTTACATGATGGTGACTCTGGCTCGGGAAATGCGATTGGTTTCGGACAGCGAATTGTTCGCCGTTGCCGTCGCCGGTATTTTGCACGATATCGGCAAACTTTCCGTTAGCGAACGCATTTTAAATAAATCACAGCGACTTCAACGTCGCGAAGAGCGTGTGGCGCAAAAGCACCCTGCGCACGGATTTCGTCGCCTTTGTGAGCGAACGGACATTTCGTTTGCCCAGTTGATGGTGGTCTACCAGCATCACGAGAGAATGACCGGTAAGGGTTATCCTGTGGGTGCTGTCGGAGAAGAGATTCATCCTTGGGCGCGCTTATGTAGCGTGGTGAATGTGTTCGAGTCGCTTGTTAGCAACCGCCCTTATCGTCGCCGTTATCCTCTTACGGAAGCCTTTCAGATCATGGATGGCCCGTTGTCTGCTGGCCTTGATCGGGAGATGTACGAATGTTGGAAACAGCTTATTCTCAAAAAATGA
- a CDS encoding PilZ domain-containing protein, with the protein MLETAYSQKMKLLLDRLRCRIRLPEQFAELENRRGVLPAESLDMRRNARVYCPGKMIVESFATLPAVPRNHQYVVGYSVDISERGIRFLHDTELYPGERVTLWTASQRITCTVVRCRRLNECCYEVGASLFDEDISLEEPQDVVDPESETHGGQDFMN; encoded by the coding sequence ATGTTGGAAACAGCTTATTCTCAAAAAATGAAGTTGCTGTTAGATCGGCTTCGCTGTCGCATTCGGTTGCCTGAGCAGTTTGCCGAGTTGGAAAATCGTCGGGGCGTCTTGCCCGCCGAATCGCTCGATATGCGCCGCAATGCTCGCGTTTATTGCCCAGGTAAAATGATTGTCGAGTCGTTCGCGACCTTGCCTGCCGTTCCCCGCAATCATCAATATGTCGTCGGCTATTCAGTCGATATTTCCGAGCGAGGGATTCGTTTCTTGCACGATACCGAACTTTACCCTGGCGAGCGAGTCACACTTTGGACGGCCTCGCAGCGGATAACTTGTACGGTGGTTCGTTGTCGGCGATTGAACGAGTGCTGCTACGAAGTTGGTGCGTCTCTGTTCGATGAAGATATTTCTCTGGAAGAGCCGCAAGATGTCGTGGATCCAGAAAGTGAAACTCACGGCGGCCAAGACTTCATGAACTAA
- a CDS encoding phosphonate degradation HD-domain oxygenase yields the protein MGTSDHDTEPAKPDVVADILRLFRDRGDSAYGYEAVSQLEHALQAATLAVEANASSELISAALLHDIGHLLHELPDDAPDQGIDDHHENSGFHFLKSHFGPATYEPVRLHVDAKRYLCAVKAEYHEQLSEPSQVSLRLQGGPMNPEEVSQFESNPFYQAAVELRYWDDTAKDPAMKTPPLEAFEVHLRQAVLA from the coding sequence ATGGGAACGTCGGACCACGATACGGAACCAGCTAAGCCAGATGTTGTCGCGGACATTCTTCGGTTGTTTCGCGACCGAGGTGATTCCGCTTACGGCTACGAGGCGGTTTCTCAGTTAGAGCATGCGTTGCAGGCTGCTACCTTGGCAGTCGAAGCCAATGCTTCTTCGGAGTTAATCTCTGCCGCTTTGCTACACGATATCGGGCATCTGCTGCACGAACTTCCGGACGACGCCCCTGATCAGGGAATCGACGATCACCACGAGAACTCAGGCTTTCATTTTTTGAAGTCCCATTTCGGGCCGGCGACCTACGAACCGGTTCGGCTGCATGTCGACGCGAAGCGTTACTTGTGTGCTGTGAAGGCAGAGTATCACGAGCAGTTGAGCGAACCTTCCCAGGTGAGCTTGCGACTTCAAGGAGGGCCGATGAACCCAGAAGAGGTTTCTCAGTTCGAGAGCAACCCGTTCTATCAAGCGGCCGTCGAACTGCGGTACTGGGATGACACGGCCAAAGATCCAGCCATGAAAACGCCTCCGCTGGAAGCGTTTGAGGTTCACCTGCGTCAAGCGGTCTTGGCTTAG